One genomic region from Gossypium hirsutum isolate 1008001.06 chromosome D13, Gossypium_hirsutum_v2.1, whole genome shotgun sequence encodes:
- the LOC107918352 gene encoding uncharacterized protein, whose protein sequence is MNILRNAIKLHVSVRTVKPIHVLPSFLREPPKRFSTEPDQQQQQPLPDASVNQFLDSASKGFVYGKLFGITKYTMKSDIISLLEGCNLTPDDIKVSYSRSLFPVAMMLRFPSPSAFSNAGRTIRRFGRLYRLDRVDTSDWDIVMPYNGKTVVLQGLPRSAALEDVERFLSGCEYDSSSIQTVTFTRPGFTNLVRLTTVQFPSHIQAMNACISKNRKICLNNQISVRVLY, encoded by the exons ATGAATATCCTCCGAAACGCAATCAAATTGCACGTTTCGGTTCGAACGGTCAAGCCGATCCACGTCTTACCTTCATTCCTTCGCGAACCGCCAAAACGGTTCTCCACCGAACCGGATCAACAGCAACAACAGCCGCTACCCGACGCCTCCGTCAATCAATTTCTGGATTCAGCTAGCAAAG GTTTTGTTTATGGGAAACTCTTTGGAATCACAAAGTATACAATGAAGAGCGATATAATCAGCTTGCTTGAAGGGTGTAATCTAACGCCTGATGACATTAAAGTCAGCTACAGCCGCAGCCTTTTCCCTGTTGCGAT GATGTTGCGGTTCCCGTCACCTTCTGCATTTAGCAATGCAGGAAGGACAATTAGGAGGTTTGGTCGGCTATACCGTTTGGATAGg GTTGATACTTCCGATTGGGATATAGTTATGCCATACAATGGGAAAACT GTGGTACTGCAAGGGCTTCCCCGAAGTGCGGCTTTAGAGGATGTTGAGCGTTTCCTTTCTGGTTGTGAGTATGACTCGTCCTCAATCCAGACGGTTACATTTACGAGACCTGGATTCACCAACCTTGTCAGATTAACAACTGTGCAATTCCCCTCTCATATCCAAGCAATGAACGCATGCATTAGCAAAAACAGAAAAATCTGTCTCAATAATCAAATCTCTGTCCGAGTTCTTTATTAA